From a region of the Marinomonas mediterranea MMB-1 genome:
- a CDS encoding GNAT family N-acetyltransferase, with amino-acid sequence MTLIQDKTEDTSSQTNSPILYRPMTDEDLPIAYELSQIVKWPHRIEDWKMVMRLGNSFVAEENGVTVGTALCWSHGDQYSSLGMVIVSPEKQGRGIGRQLMNQVLNDIGDEKNVILFATPSGQPLYESFGFKATGEVYQHQAIVEKTSPVTLSGGKTLRSVDQNDYANVIQLTEKACGIARSAMIKDVMSFGDAVVIEENGEITGFAMARPFGRGHAIGPVTARDTDLAKSLIQYWINALESKFVRIDIPANSGLSAWLAEVGLPQVDTVVEMVRGESPTRDDETRQYALVSQALG; translated from the coding sequence ATGACACTTATTCAAGACAAAACCGAAGACACATCCTCACAAACCAATTCGCCTATCCTCTATCGACCAATGACAGACGAAGACCTTCCTATCGCCTACGAGTTATCGCAGATCGTAAAGTGGCCTCATCGTATTGAAGATTGGAAAATGGTGATGCGTTTAGGTAACTCATTTGTCGCCGAAGAAAACGGCGTAACCGTTGGCACCGCTTTATGCTGGAGCCATGGCGATCAATATTCGTCATTAGGTATGGTAATCGTCTCTCCTGAAAAGCAAGGCCGTGGCATTGGCAGACAGCTAATGAACCAAGTACTCAATGATATTGGCGACGAGAAAAACGTCATCCTATTCGCCACACCATCAGGCCAACCTCTTTACGAAAGTTTCGGTTTTAAAGCAACAGGTGAAGTGTATCAGCATCAAGCCATCGTAGAAAAAACGAGCCCTGTGACCTTATCAGGCGGAAAAACGCTTCGCTCAGTCGACCAAAACGACTATGCGAATGTCATTCAGCTAACGGAAAAAGCGTGCGGGATCGCAAGAAGTGCGATGATCAAAGACGTTATGAGCTTCGGTGACGCCGTTGTTATCGAAGAGAATGGCGAGATCACAGGCTTTGCAATGGCTCGACCATTTGGCCGAGGTCATGCGATAGGCCCTGTCACCGCAAGAGACACAGACTTGGCAAAAAGCCTAATCCAATACTGGATCAATGCACTTGAGAGCAAATTTGTCCGTATCGACATTCCTGCAAACAGCGGCCTAAGCGCATGGTTAGCAGAGGTTGGGCTTCCACAGGTTGATACCGTTGTTGAAATGGTACGCGGTGAGTCCCCAACAAGAGACGACGAAACACGTCAGTATGCTTTAGTAAGCCAAGCACTTGGCTAA
- the argC gene encoding N-acetyl-gamma-glutamyl-phosphate reductase — MKKVFIDGETGTTGLQVRDRLLNHPHIEIISIDPAKKRDVEEKRRLMKEADVTVLCLPDEAAKDSVILAKEEGCRILDASSVHRVADGWVYGLPELDVSQRAKIADAQFVSNPGCYPTGAILLLKPLVEAGLLAANGNYSINAVSGYSGGGNALIDRYENGNDAPVFGAYGLNFNHKHLPELKVWSGLEKAPIFAPSVGDFRQGMLTFLPMHLEGDTTMAQLHAKLTETYDNEAFVAVNELNLIADDAAPFLTPHGVDNTNNVELSVLSAPDNQSGVIVAKLDNLGKGASGAAVQNLNIMLGFDEGIAVNL; from the coding sequence GTGAAAAAAGTATTTATTGATGGCGAAACAGGCACGACAGGTCTTCAAGTAAGAGACCGTCTCCTTAACCATCCACATATTGAAATTATCAGCATTGACCCAGCTAAAAAGCGCGACGTAGAAGAAAAGCGTCGCCTGATGAAAGAAGCCGACGTGACCGTGCTATGTCTACCTGATGAAGCAGCAAAAGACAGCGTCATTCTAGCAAAAGAAGAAGGCTGCCGAATTCTAGATGCAAGCTCGGTACACCGTGTTGCGGATGGCTGGGTATACGGCTTACCAGAACTGGACGTCAGCCAGCGCGCTAAGATCGCAGATGCTCAATTTGTGTCAAATCCAGGCTGCTACCCAACAGGCGCAATTCTTCTATTAAAACCTTTGGTAGAAGCAGGCTTACTCGCTGCGAATGGAAACTACTCCATCAATGCGGTTTCTGGCTACAGCGGTGGCGGCAACGCATTGATTGACCGCTACGAAAACGGCAACGATGCGCCTGTATTCGGTGCTTATGGTTTAAACTTTAACCACAAACACCTACCAGAACTTAAAGTCTGGTCTGGTCTAGAAAAAGCACCGATATTCGCCCCAAGTGTGGGAGATTTCCGTCAAGGCATGCTGACGTTCCTCCCTATGCACCTAGAGGGCGACACAACGATGGCGCAGCTACACGCAAAATTAACCGAAACGTATGATAACGAAGCGTTTGTGGCTGTAAATGAGCTTAACCTGATTGCAGATGACGCAGCGCCATTCTTGACACCTCATGGTGTCGACAATACAAACAACGTCGAACTGTCTGTATTAAGCGCACCTGACAACCAATCAGGCGTGATCGTCGCCAAGCTTGATAACTTAGGCAAAGGTGCCTCTGGCGCTGCCGTGCAAAACTTAAACATCATGCTAGGCTTCGACGAAGGCATCGCGGTTAACCTTTAG
- the msrA gene encoding peptide-methionine (S)-S-oxide reductase MsrA produces MFFTKDKLKKSTMVSESDALPGRTSEIEISGISAINQEALKRPLHNNEGEIIVGMGCFWGAERKFWNTPGVTVTSVGYAGGYTPNPTYEEVCSGRTGHSEVVRVVFDKNITSLQTVLQVFWESHDPTQGMRQGNDIGSQYRSVIYTSNAEDLNTVNESKLRYQAELDKAGYGPITTEIEMLSTYYYAEEYHQQYLHKNPNGYCGLGGTGVSCPIGIIK; encoded by the coding sequence ATGTTCTTTACAAAAGATAAATTGAAAAAATCGACAATGGTTTCAGAAAGCGACGCTTTGCCCGGCAGAACGTCGGAAATTGAGATATCTGGGATCAGTGCGATTAACCAAGAAGCGCTCAAACGCCCTTTACATAATAACGAAGGTGAAATAATCGTTGGCATGGGGTGTTTTTGGGGCGCAGAACGAAAATTTTGGAATACTCCAGGCGTCACTGTAACAAGCGTTGGCTACGCAGGAGGCTATACCCCTAACCCAACCTATGAGGAAGTATGCTCCGGCCGCACAGGTCACTCTGAAGTGGTTAGAGTTGTCTTTGACAAGAACATCACTTCTCTTCAAACGGTTCTGCAAGTGTTTTGGGAAAGTCATGACCCTACACAAGGTATGAGACAAGGTAATGATATCGGCAGCCAATACCGATCTGTTATTTACACCTCTAATGCTGAAGACTTAAACACGGTAAACGAAAGCAAATTGCGCTATCAAGCGGAGTTAGACAAAGCGGGATACGGCCCGATTACAACCGAAATAGAAATGCTCTCTACCTACTATTATGCAGAAGAATATCACCAACAATATTTGCATAAAAACCCTAACGGTTATTGTGGGCTTGGTGGTACTGGCGTCAGCTGCCCTATTGGAATAATAAAGTGA